The Longimicrobium sp. genome segment CGCGTGAAAGGGCCGCTCTCCTTCGCGCTCACCGGCGTGTTCGCGCGCATCGCGCAGCCGCTGGCCAACGCCGGCATCAGCCTGTTCGCGGTGATGACCTACGACACCGACTACGTGATGGTGAAGCAGGCCCAGCTCGCCGAGGCCGTCCACGCGCTGATGGCGGCCGGCCACACCGTGGAGGCGCGTCTCGACCGGCCCGCGATGCTCGGCCGCCCTGCCTGAATCCCCAGATCGATCCTTCGCAATACCCCGGAATTTCGATCCGGTGGCCGAAATACCATCTCTTCGCTCTGAAGTTGTGTAGCAGTTCCATCGATCCGTAAATCCTGATGCCGCTGGGAATCGCGTCCGGGCGGCGTTGGACGTCTGGAGCAGTTGCCACCGGCGGGCGGGGATGCGAAGTTTGTTCATCCCCCACCCCCATCGCACGCCCT includes the following:
- a CDS encoding ACT domain-containing protein is translated as MRRRKKRDAPPPLTLTLLDDTFAVSRLPADAVVPVWAWTGEVACVTRTRDELSIVCRADLVPAEVLTETGWRCLRVKGPLSFALTGVFARIAQPLANAGISLFAVMTYDTDYVMVKQAQLAEAVHALMAAGHTVEARLDRPAMLGRPA